A window from Opitutia bacterium ISCC 52 encodes these proteins:
- a CDS encoding M1 family metallopeptidase, whose translation MSVPSQLLRARFLTFLFLSIFVSNSLGKQAELFEQLGEMLPTPNESRLASGAPGPAYWQQEANYKILVELDEQNHRIHGSETIEYTNHSPHTLSYIWVQLDQNALAVDSIRQRSMQAPNMESVAGKPAELEYEGFREFLYNQQFEGGYELKSVSGVNGESLDYSVVGTNMRIDLENDLTPGASFAFNIEWSFSIVDEALDFRHGKRKLKNGEHVYHLAQWYPRVCAYYDQQGWQVKPYIKQGEFALEFGDFEVEITVPSDYIVAATGELANASEVLSASMLDRLEYAGDSSRTVDIVTAKEAEEKIGDKPRSQKTWKFVAKNVRDFAFGASRAYQWDAMGVDVDGKTVMAMSVYPAEAVPIWKRYSTEAVAHTLRVYSEIVFPYPYPVAWSAWGPEGGMEYPMISFQTSRDIDGKGTYPEGHRNYVISVIIHEVGHNWFPMIVNNDERNWMWMDEGLNSYVDYRAGNLMDKRLQESNLLGDRRTVRTMAGSDDPIIMVSADLQTSRGFQSYSKPSLGLHLLRESILGHELFDFAFQEYGRRWAFKRPTPADFFRTMEDASGVDLDWFWRGWFYGNDHVDMELESVNVYRLDDGNPKTSKQLSKEEEEAIPDTPYERFLAEIDTVADKHSHLQDWYSTYDKFEATGAEIGSYEKTIEKLEDWQKELLDFADLAYVISVRNKGGMVMPLVFDIEFQKGDSRRLEVPVEVWRYDDEVVKIPFLSDKEVVRMTLDRDNAFADANLKNNQYPPEIEEGRYLLKKKKKPLNPMRLELYPAEDKED comes from the coding sequence ATGTCAGTTCCATCACAACTTCTCAGGGCTAGATTCCTTACCTTTCTCTTTCTCAGCATTTTCGTATCTAATTCGCTTGGTAAGCAAGCGGAGTTGTTTGAACAATTAGGTGAAATGCTACCAACTCCCAATGAATCAAGATTAGCATCTGGAGCGCCCGGGCCTGCCTATTGGCAGCAGGAAGCAAACTACAAGATCCTTGTTGAGCTCGATGAGCAGAATCACCGTATTCATGGATCGGAGACGATAGAGTATACCAATCATTCTCCGCACACGCTGAGTTACATCTGGGTGCAATTGGACCAGAATGCACTGGCTGTAGATTCAATTCGTCAGCGAAGTATGCAGGCTCCCAATATGGAGTCTGTTGCCGGTAAACCCGCCGAATTAGAGTATGAAGGTTTTAGGGAGTTTCTCTATAATCAGCAATTTGAAGGTGGGTATGAACTGAAATCCGTAAGCGGAGTGAATGGCGAAAGCCTGGATTACTCGGTCGTTGGCACTAACATGCGGATCGATTTGGAGAATGATCTAACTCCAGGAGCTTCTTTTGCTTTTAACATTGAGTGGTCATTTTCGATTGTAGACGAAGCGCTCGATTTCCGGCATGGAAAACGAAAGCTGAAAAACGGGGAGCATGTTTATCACCTTGCCCAATGGTATCCGAGAGTCTGCGCCTATTACGACCAGCAAGGTTGGCAGGTAAAGCCCTACATAAAGCAGGGTGAGTTTGCTTTGGAGTTTGGTGACTTCGAAGTAGAAATTACGGTTCCGAGTGATTACATCGTCGCTGCCACTGGAGAATTGGCGAATGCTTCAGAGGTATTGAGCGCCTCTATGCTGGATCGTTTGGAATACGCTGGAGATAGCTCTCGTACGGTTGATATCGTGACCGCGAAAGAAGCGGAAGAAAAGATCGGCGATAAGCCGCGCTCTCAAAAAACCTGGAAGTTCGTCGCAAAGAATGTGAGGGATTTTGCTTTTGGTGCATCTCGTGCCTATCAATGGGATGCCATGGGGGTAGACGTGGATGGAAAAACAGTGATGGCGATGAGTGTATACCCTGCCGAAGCCGTTCCCATTTGGAAGCGTTATTCTACTGAAGCGGTAGCGCACACACTCCGTGTCTATTCTGAAATTGTATTTCCCTATCCCTATCCGGTGGCCTGGTCTGCCTGGGGTCCTGAAGGAGGCATGGAATATCCGATGATTTCCTTCCAAACGTCACGGGATATAGACGGCAAGGGAACTTATCCAGAAGGTCACCGCAATTATGTAATCTCAGTCATTATTCATGAAGTTGGGCACAATTGGTTTCCCATGATCGTAAATAATGATGAACGGAATTGGATGTGGATGGATGAGGGTTTGAATAGCTATGTCGATTATCGGGCTGGCAATTTAATGGATAAGCGACTTCAGGAGAGTAATCTTCTGGGAGATCGTAGAACCGTCCGGACCATGGCTGGCTCCGATGACCCCATCATTATGGTCTCGGCTGATTTGCAAACGTCTCGAGGATTCCAATCCTACTCTAAGCCATCCTTGGGATTGCATTTACTACGTGAGAGTATTCTGGGACATGAACTCTTTGACTTTGCTTTTCAGGAATATGGCCGACGCTGGGCCTTTAAGCGTCCGACTCCTGCCGATTTCTTTCGCACGATGGAAGATGCCAGTGGTGTGGATCTGGATTGGTTTTGGCGTGGTTGGTTTTATGGAAATGATCATGTCGATATGGAGCTTGAATCGGTGAATGTTTATCGGCTCGACGATGGGAACCCGAAAACAAGTAAGCAGTTAAGCAAGGAAGAAGAGGAAGCCATACCTGATACTCCCTACGAACGCTTCCTTGCTGAAATAGATACTGTGGCCGATAAGCACAGTCATCTTCAGGATTGGTATTCAACCTACGACAAATTTGAGGCTACAGGTGCGGAAATTGGAAGCTACGAAAAGACCATCGAGAAGCTAGAGGATTGGCAGAAGGAGTTGCTAGATTTCGCTGACCTAGCCTACGTCATCTCCGTGCGAAACAAGGGTGGAATGGTCATGCCATTGGTTTTTGATATCGAGTTCCAAAAGGGAGATTCCCGCAGGCTTGAGGTGCCTGTCGAGGTCTGGCGTTATGATGATGAGGTGGTTAAGATACCTTTCCTGTCTGACAAGGAGGTCGTTCGTATGACTCTGGACCGGGATAACGCATTTGCGGACGCCAACTTGAAAAACAATCAATATCCACCAGAAATCGAAGAGGGTAGGTATTTGCTCAAGAAAAAGAAAAAGCCCCTAAACCCCATGCGACTGGAGCTATATCCGGCTGAAGATAAGGAGGACTGA
- a CDS encoding DUF4198 domain-containing protein: MLRSTHILLFVSIWINSLQAHETFLRPDKHKIEPGEALGMTVVTGTFDRSVFPQPITTVDKLKYHSANGTYDVDYSDWNSTNSTSKIWRFKERVASKLGGTDLRDTSSFSFTPQNAGTLIVGIDFKQERIAQDYEAFNKYITTEAHSDLSAEVLGFNEPSDIIVEGYTKIAKTIIQVGDEYTENVTQPIGQRIEIVPLMHPSRTKKGDTLKLQALHLGIPLQNQSILVSRKPGALKKSMDLITVYKTNDAGIIEFPVTDSGIWWANTIFLEPTSENQDLNVLSLWGSLTFEIN, from the coding sequence ATGCTAAGGTCTACTCATATACTACTATTCGTCAGCATATGGATTAATTCGCTCCAAGCCCACGAAACTTTCCTTCGCCCCGATAAACACAAAATTGAACCCGGGGAAGCTTTGGGTATGACTGTGGTTACGGGTACTTTCGATCGGAGCGTATTTCCTCAGCCTATCACGACGGTTGATAAACTCAAATATCACTCGGCGAACGGCACTTACGACGTAGATTATAGCGATTGGAATAGCACCAACAGTACGTCAAAGATCTGGAGATTCAAAGAACGCGTGGCCTCTAAACTAGGCGGAACAGATTTAAGAGATACCAGCTCATTCTCATTTACTCCCCAAAATGCAGGAACGCTGATTGTGGGTATAGACTTCAAGCAAGAGCGCATTGCTCAGGATTACGAAGCATTCAATAAGTACATAACAACCGAGGCTCACTCAGATCTGTCAGCTGAAGTGCTGGGCTTCAACGAGCCTTCAGATATAATCGTCGAGGGCTATACGAAAATCGCAAAAACGATCATTCAAGTAGGTGACGAATACACTGAAAACGTTACACAACCCATAGGTCAGCGAATAGAAATCGTACCTTTAATGCATCCATCACGTACCAAAAAAGGCGATACACTTAAATTACAAGCCCTTCACCTTGGCATCCCCCTACAGAACCAATCGATCCTTGTTAGCAGAAAACCGGGAGCATTGAAGAAAAGTATGGACTTGATTACAGTATACAAAACCAACGATGCAGGGATTATCGAATTCCCAGTAACGGACTCAGGGATTTGGTGGGCAAACACAATTTTTCTCGAGCCAACATCAGAGAACCAAGATTTGAACGTATTATCCTTGTGGGGATCTCTGACGTTCGAAATCAATTAA
- a CDS encoding DUF4399 domain-containing protein, which translates to MKLLSAILLLAFSTSVFAADLPKTPSPKGAKVYFIGLKDGKSVKEKLTVRFGLKGMGIAPAGIDLPDTGHHHLLIDMDELPDFNLPLAASENLVHFGKGQTETVLELSPGKHTLQLVFADKIHLPHNPPVMSEKITIHVK; encoded by the coding sequence ATGAAACTACTAAGTGCTATCCTTCTACTCGCGTTTTCAACTTCAGTTTTTGCTGCCGACTTGCCAAAAACTCCCTCACCAAAAGGAGCTAAGGTGTATTTTATCGGCCTTAAAGACGGTAAGTCAGTTAAAGAGAAATTGACAGTACGCTTTGGCTTAAAAGGCATGGGTATTGCTCCAGCTGGTATCGATCTTCCAGATACGGGTCATCATCACCTGCTTATCGACATGGATGAGCTCCCTGACTTCAATTTGCCTTTGGCAGCATCTGAAAACCTCGTGCATTTTGGAAAAGGCCAGACTGAAACCGTTTTGGAATTATCTCCAGGTAAGCATACGCTTCAGCTGGTATTTGCCGATAAGATCCATTTGCCTCACAACCCACCTGTGATGTCGGAAAAGATTACTATCCACGTAAAGTAG
- a CDS encoding DUF4198 domain-containing protein, whose translation MPFHPTHPFFISSLFMIAGSQVLMGHDLFLRPESYQAKPNDPLKVMVLNGSFAESINPISARIVEEILIKGASDVTSNSKDTWDETKSETSFWRRFLESNSINLKHTNSFDAEFPTHGTWSLGVSLHPSRIAMEPEEFLNYLKTEAYCEINLADYGIIDEDDLVRERYIKNAKTIIQAGNRHSEQVTQPLGQKAEIVPLTNPFDAKPGDILRFKILIDGHAVEGQTVAAGRLQDSDEKTDGDRVILTSNASGVIELPVTQSTVYWLKFIHLQPAPEEDTMDFNSFWGSLTFEVL comes from the coding sequence ATGCCATTTCATCCCACGCACCCATTCTTCATTTCTTCGCTCTTCATGATTGCTGGAAGCCAAGTCCTCATGGGGCATGATCTATTCCTCAGACCGGAATCTTACCAGGCAAAGCCGAACGATCCATTAAAGGTCATGGTACTAAACGGTTCTTTTGCCGAGAGCATCAACCCGATATCCGCCAGAATTGTTGAGGAGATTCTTATCAAAGGAGCATCTGACGTCACTTCAAACTCAAAAGACACTTGGGACGAAACAAAATCTGAAACGAGCTTTTGGCGCAGGTTTTTAGAATCGAATTCAATTAACCTCAAACACACCAATTCATTCGACGCAGAATTCCCGACCCATGGAACTTGGTCTCTTGGAGTTTCCCTACATCCATCGAGAATAGCGATGGAACCAGAAGAGTTTTTGAACTACCTCAAAACGGAAGCTTATTGCGAAATCAACTTAGCCGACTACGGGATAATCGATGAAGATGACTTGGTAAGAGAGCGTTACATCAAAAACGCAAAGACCATCATTCAGGCTGGCAACAGGCACTCAGAGCAAGTCACTCAGCCACTAGGCCAAAAGGCCGAAATTGTCCCCCTGACAAATCCTTTTGATGCTAAACCTGGCGATATTCTAAGATTCAAGATACTTATCGATGGACATGCAGTTGAAGGGCAAACCGTTGCAGCTGGCAGATTACAGGACAGTGACGAAAAAACGGATGGAGACCGGGTCATACTAACTTCGAACGCCTCAGGAGTTATCGAGCTGCCGGTGACCCAATCTACTGTATACTGGCTCAAATTCATCCACCTTCAGCCTGCTCCTGAGGAAGATACAATGGACTTTAACTCGTTCTGGGGTTCGTTGACCTTCGAGGTGCTTTAG